From one Formosa sediminum genomic stretch:
- a CDS encoding glycosyltransferase family 2 protein, whose translation MINTPLVSVLMTVYNREEFISQAIDSVLKSTYQNWELILVDDGSTDKSLRIIRDYETHDNRIKVFQNKTNLGDYPNRNQAAAYAKGKYLKYVDADDMIYPYGLEQLVFYMEQFPEAGFGLCSLEQDLEKIFPFMLTPEQIYKRHYFEGKLVFHKAPLSSIIRKDVFKAVGGFANVRHFGDSDLWHRLSQRYPLVLMPHGIAWYRKTDGQEASVRRKNPLNRLKTIHSAYKHTVSDNSPLSRKEQEIMKVKFLKLEASAIIFGYRKFGWKKGQEMKKFSGLTYIDIIKNKLG comes from the coding sequence ATGATTAATACACCCCTAGTCTCAGTCTTAATGACGGTATATAACCGTGAAGAATTTATTTCACAGGCAATTGATAGCGTTTTAAAATCTACATATCAAAATTGGGAACTTATACTTGTTGACGATGGTAGTACAGATAAATCATTAAGAATTATTAGAGACTACGAAACTCACGATAATAGAATTAAAGTATTTCAAAATAAAACTAATTTAGGTGATTATCCTAATCGAAATCAAGCTGCTGCTTACGCAAAAGGAAAATATTTAAAGTATGTGGATGCCGATGATATGATTTATCCATATGGGTTAGAGCAATTAGTATTCTATATGGAGCAATTTCCAGAAGCAGGTTTTGGGTTGTGTTCTTTAGAGCAAGATTTAGAAAAAATATTTCCCTTTATGCTGACTCCTGAACAAATATACAAAAGGCATTATTTTGAGGGAAAATTAGTGTTTCATAAGGCACCTCTGTCTAGTATTATAAGAAAAGATGTGTTTAAAGCAGTAGGAGGATTTGCAAATGTTAGGCACTTTGGAGATTCAGATTTATGGCATCGTTTGTCTCAGAGATACCCTTTAGTACTTATGCCTCATGGTATTGCTTGGTATAGAAAAACAGATGGTCAAGAAGCATCGGTAAGACGTAAAAACCCTCTAAACAGATTAAAAACTATTCATTCTGCTTATAAGCATACAGTTAGCGATAATTCTCCCCTGAGTAGGAAAGAACAAGAAATAATGAAAGTGAAGTTTCTAAAACTTGAAGCATCAGCAATTATTTTTGGATACAGAAAGTTTGGTTGGAAAAAAGGCCAAGAAATGAAAAAGTTTTCAGGTTTAACTTATATAGATATTATTAAAAATAAATTAGGGTAA
- a CDS encoding acyltransferase, translating into MKIVLSFIKYHVNQCVRQIFWLLKLSQSKIGKNVSIQFPVIREGNGSFSLGDKSKLEKRTNIGVGDKAVLDVGKVALFESESTILVNKNYSLKIGDQFKLGAHARLYVNSDWSFGNAVKIETHCAIFARESGFAGKLSIGDHSHIGDFTIIDLVNDVIIASDVAIGPNCTLYTHDHEYKDKNVAAWKGGIVSKPIQIEKGAWVGSNVTILPGVTIGERAVVAAGSVVTKHVEAETIVGGIPAKLIKKI; encoded by the coding sequence ATGAAGATTGTCTTATCATTTATAAAATATCACGTTAATCAATGTGTTCGTCAAATATTTTGGCTTTTAAAGTTAAGCCAATCTAAGATAGGTAAAAATGTTTCTATTCAATTTCCTGTGATTAGAGAAGGAAATGGGTCGTTTAGTTTAGGTGATAAAAGTAAGCTTGAAAAACGTACAAATATAGGTGTTGGAGATAAAGCCGTTTTGGATGTAGGGAAAGTTGCTCTTTTTGAATCAGAATCTACAATATTGGTGAATAAGAATTATTCATTAAAAATTGGAGATCAATTTAAATTAGGTGCACATGCTCGGCTATATGTAAATTCAGATTGGAGTTTTGGTAACGCAGTGAAAATTGAAACACATTGTGCAATTTTTGCAAGAGAATCTGGTTTTGCTGGAAAACTTAGCATAGGAGACCATTCTCATATAGGTGATTTTACTATTATAGATTTAGTGAACGATGTTATTATAGCATCAGATGTTGCTATAGGTCCAAATTGTACATTGTACACTCACGATCATGAATATAAAGATAAAAACGTTGCTGCTTGGAAAGGTGGGATTGTTTCAAAACCAATTCAAATAGAAAAAGGAGCTTGGGTAGGATCTAATGTTACTATTTTACCAGGAGTTACCATTGGAGAACGCGCTGTTGTAGCAGCAGGTTCTGTAGTAACAAAACATGTTGAAGCCGAAACAATAGTTGGAGGAATTCCTGCAAAATTAATAAAAAAGATATAA
- a CDS encoding glycosyltransferase family 2 protein, which produces MKAFKVSVIIPLYNASEFLNETIHSVLNQSYTNIEIIIIDDNSTDDSFDKALEYQSDKVFVKSNKGKGACAARNYGFELSSGDYIQFLDADDVLSPDKIEKQVEALNGSRTELAVCNTVHFSGKLEEGKCVDQPYLYSTTKPEEFFINLWGGNTLPMHMVQTSAWLTPRNLINKFGLWNETLAKDQDGEFFARVGLHSSGIIYVPEIKNYYRKHNTGKNIASQKKDIHLKSILKATDLKAKYLFEITESEASKRAIATQYKHVAIDAWPQYKSVYKTAISKCKALGYSNYNPVLGGSIIEFIKHILGWRTAKLIAFYGRTFLNR; this is translated from the coding sequence ATGAAAGCATTTAAAGTTTCAGTAATTATTCCATTATATAATGCAAGTGAATTTCTTAATGAAACAATACATTCTGTATTGAATCAATCCTACACTAATATTGAAATTATTATTATAGACGATAATTCTACAGATGATTCTTTTGATAAAGCATTAGAGTATCAGTCAGACAAAGTTTTTGTAAAATCAAACAAAGGTAAAGGTGCTTGCGCTGCTCGTAATTATGGATTTGAATTAAGCTCCGGTGATTATATACAGTTTTTAGATGCAGATGATGTTTTGAGTCCAGATAAAATTGAAAAACAAGTTGAGGCACTTAACGGTTCAAGAACAGAATTAGCGGTATGTAATACGGTCCATTTTTCGGGAAAATTAGAAGAAGGGAAGTGTGTTGATCAACCCTATCTATATTCTACTACTAAACCAGAGGAATTTTTTATTAATTTATGGGGAGGTAATACATTACCAATGCATATGGTACAAACAAGTGCTTGGTTAACACCGAGAAACTTGATTAATAAATTTGGATTATGGAACGAAACTTTAGCAAAAGATCAAGATGGTGAATTTTTTGCTCGAGTGGGTTTACATAGTTCAGGTATTATATATGTTCCTGAAATTAAAAATTACTACAGAAAACATAACACAGGAAAAAATATAGCCTCTCAAAAGAAAGATATTCATTTAAAAAGTATTTTAAAAGCTACAGATTTAAAGGCAAAATATTTATTTGAAATCACAGAATCTGAAGCTTCTAAAAGAGCCATTGCTACCCAATATAAACATGTGGCTATAGATGCTTGGCCTCAATATAAATCTGTTTATAAGACAGCTATTAGTAAATGTAAAGCTTTAGGATATAGTAATTACAATCCTGTTTTGGGAGGGAGTATTATAGAATTTATTAAGCATATTTTAGGATGGAGAACGGCTAAGTTAATTGCTTTTTATGGTAGAACATTTTTAAACAGATAA
- a CDS encoding glycosyltransferase family protein, with the protein MKHLLFLTTNNLATNPRLVKEVQLALQLKHRVTIIMFKLNNWSDAKSIQLKNQLYGINNNDEDYLTIEEIEAIPLNKLKWIYWGVLEKLAKKVSGLITTNFKLNALANNRRSLQIYNAAKKNKDIPALICAHNMGALYPAQKLSKLWNVPFIFDVEDYHPGEIVSTGGDVAKNRTEFLMKSFLPKAKSITFASPLIGEYTLNLIGGHTSHTIVLNGFNDNEFKLLPQTEIDSNKKETALKLVWFSQKISFGRGLEQLFKALEVISKSSADIEIHLTLIGELDANFKTEELSKICKKLEDTNLSITIKEPLGQQELHAQLNQFDIGLALEFNSRDLNRQICLTNKIITYAQAGLFILATNTQAQEQFISAYPELGVLSGQSEIEISKTIIQLYQNKDQIKANKTVRFQKGKTLSWDAEQIKIQELWNQIL; encoded by the coding sequence TTGAAACACCTACTATTCTTAACCACCAATAACTTAGCTACAAACCCACGCCTTGTAAAAGAAGTGCAGTTGGCTTTGCAGCTGAAACATCGCGTAACCATTATTATGTTTAAGCTTAATAATTGGAGCGATGCTAAAAGTATTCAGCTAAAAAATCAGTTATATGGGATTAATAATAACGATGAGGATTATTTAACTATAGAAGAGATTGAAGCAATTCCTTTAAATAAATTAAAATGGATTTATTGGGGAGTTTTAGAGAAGTTAGCTAAAAAAGTATCTGGTTTAATTACAACTAATTTTAAATTGAATGCACTAGCAAATAACAGAAGATCTCTTCAGATCTATAATGCTGCAAAAAAAAATAAAGATATACCCGCTTTAATCTGCGCTCATAATATGGGGGCTTTATATCCTGCGCAAAAATTAAGTAAGTTATGGAACGTGCCTTTTATTTTTGATGTAGAAGATTATCATCCAGGAGAAATAGTGTCTACAGGTGGTGATGTTGCTAAAAACCGAACAGAGTTTTTGATGAAATCATTTTTACCGAAAGCTAAAAGTATTACGTTTGCTAGTCCACTTATAGGCGAATATACTTTAAATTTAATAGGGGGACATACTAGTCATACTATAGTGTTAAATGGTTTTAATGATAATGAATTCAAATTGTTACCTCAAACTGAAATTGATTCAAACAAAAAAGAAACAGCTTTAAAATTGGTTTGGTTTAGCCAAAAGATTAGTTTTGGAAGAGGTTTAGAACAATTGTTTAAAGCTCTGGAAGTTATTTCAAAATCAAGTGCAGACATCGAAATACATTTAACGCTTATTGGCGAGTTAGATGCTAATTTTAAAACGGAAGAACTTTCCAAAATTTGTAAAAAATTAGAAGATACAAATCTAAGTATAACAATAAAAGAGCCTTTAGGACAACAAGAGTTACACGCGCAATTAAATCAGTTCGATATTGGTTTGGCATTAGAGTTTAATTCTAGAGATTTAAATAGACAAATTTGTTTAACCAACAAAATTATAACATATGCTCAAGCGGGATTATTTATTTTAGCAACAAATACACAAGCGCAAGAACAGTTTATTTCAGCTTATCCCGAATTGGGTGTTTTAAGTGGTCAGTCTGAGATAGAAATATCAAAAACAATAATACAACTGTATCAGAATAAAGATCAGATTAAAGCAAATAAAACAGTTAGATTCCAAAAAGGAAAAACTTTGAGTTGGGATGCAGAACAAATTAAAATTCAAGAACTTTGGAATCAAATTTTATAA
- a CDS encoding glycosyltransferase family protein — protein sequence MKTVLIIYPHWVPANLAGVQRPRLIGNYLKQFGYKPLLLTVDSKYYEETPDPHISKTASEDIEVVYTKAYNVSKPRIIGDIGLRAFPFLKEKALQLCNERKIDCIWIPIPSFYTAILGRIIHDKTGIPYGIDYIDPWVRDITNQNDTRAKLSQTVARTLEPYAVKKAAFITGVSTPYYWPVIERNFKTPPVHAGMPYGFDPNDHKLKLEELKMPWDGIENCKPWIYAGAFLPNSHVFMDCFFNAIKTLKDSGNWDANIKLFFIGTGPYPAKRITAYAADYGLEDIVVEQRERQPFLNILNYLSQADRVMLFGSTEKHYTASKTFQCLLSERPLFTVLHAESSAVKVIQDVKADAYLVPYHEGDTTSKIVAAMTEVLKPFQNVDTWTPVLQSLDQYSSKQSAKVLAEAMDEVLNKN from the coding sequence TTGAAAACAGTACTCATTATATATCCGCATTGGGTTCCTGCTAATTTAGCAGGAGTGCAAAGGCCACGTTTAATTGGAAATTATTTAAAGCAATTTGGATATAAACCTTTATTACTAACCGTAGATTCTAAATATTATGAGGAGACTCCAGATCCTCATATATCAAAAACAGCTTCAGAAGATATTGAAGTTGTATATACAAAAGCCTATAACGTATCTAAACCACGTATAATAGGAGATATTGGGTTAAGAGCCTTTCCGTTTCTTAAAGAAAAAGCGTTACAACTCTGTAATGAACGTAAAATAGATTGCATTTGGATTCCTATTCCATCGTTTTATACAGCCATTTTAGGTCGTATTATTCATGATAAAACGGGTATTCCTTACGGTATAGATTATATCGATCCATGGGTAAGAGATATTACCAATCAAAACGATACACGTGCAAAACTTAGTCAAACTGTAGCTAGAACTTTAGAGCCTTACGCTGTAAAAAAAGCTGCGTTTATTACTGGCGTTTCAACGCCTTATTATTGGCCCGTTATAGAACGTAATTTTAAAACCCCACCAGTACATGCTGGTATGCCTTATGGGTTTGATCCAAACGATCATAAATTAAAATTAGAAGAATTAAAAATGCCTTGGGATGGTATTGAGAATTGTAAGCCTTGGATATATGCTGGTGCATTTTTACCAAATTCTCATGTGTTTATGGATTGCTTTTTCAATGCTATTAAAACTTTAAAAGATAGTGGTAATTGGGATGCCAACATAAAACTGTTTTTTATAGGTACGGGACCTTACCCAGCAAAACGTATTACAGCGTATGCAGCAGATTATGGATTAGAAGATATTGTTGTAGAGCAAAGAGAGCGTCAGCCTTTTTTAAATATTTTAAATTATCTTTCTCAGGCAGATCGAGTTATGTTATTTGGAAGTACAGAAAAACATTATACAGCATCAAAAACGTTCCAATGTTTATTGAGTGAGCGTCCTTTATTTACGGTTTTACATGCTGAAAGTTCTGCAGTAAAAGTGATTCAAGATGTTAAAGCAGATGCCTATTTAGTACCTTATCATGAAGGTGATACAACGTCTAAAATTGTGGCAGCAATGACAGAGGTTTTAAAGCCATTTCAAAATGTTGACACTTGGACTCCAGTATTACAATCTTTAGATCAATATTCATCTAAACAATCTGCTAAAGTATTAGCAGAAGCGATGGATGAGGTATTAAATAAAAACTAA